Part of the Falco biarmicus isolate bFalBia1 chromosome 4, bFalBia1.pri, whole genome shotgun sequence genome, TCCGGGGGGTCCTGGTCCCGGCGATCGGTGCAGCCCTGTCCGAGGGGTCCCGGTGCTGGGAGGTTCGGTGCAGCCTGGTCCCGGGGAGCATCCCGGTGCCGGTGGAGCCCGGTGCGGGGGgtcccggtgccggtgccgcgCTGCTCCCCGCTGGTCGGTGCTCCCGGAccgccccgggccggccccggcAGGGCGGGCCCCGGTCACATGCGCTCGGGGCCGGGCTCCGGGGCTATAAAGGCGGGtggggcgggagcggggcgagTCCGGAGCTCTGTCTGGTCGCCGTAGGTAAGCCCGGTTCCCTgagacacccccccacccccgtccTGCGGGGCCCCAACCGGGTGGGGGCCCCCTGCCCTAGGAGGGGAGTAACTGGGGGTCCCCCCTACCGCAGGTACGGAGGGGGGCTCTAACCCCactccccgctccccccagctcAGCCATGGCCGCCAACGAGCCCGAGACAGCGGAGCCcaaggcagaggagcagcaggtcagTGGGAGCAAAGGTGGGGGGTGGGTCTGGGGCAGGGATGTCCAAGGGGTCCTTTCTTGGGGACGGGGCTTTGGGTTATCCTACCCTTGGGTGAGCTTGGAGAGTCCTCACAGTACGCCAAAGGCACCCTCAGGGGGGTGAGGCCACATGACCCCCATGCCCCCCTTGTATCTGGGGCTCCATCACCCCCCACGCACTTATCCTGACCCCTTTGTGCCTCCAGAGCATCGGGATGCGGGTGGCCAACCTGCCCCTGGTGAGCTCTGCCTACGGCATGGTCTCCACCGCCTATGCCTCCACCAAGGAGAGCCACCCCTACGTCAGGTCCGTCTGCGACGCCGCCGAGAAGGGGGTGAAGACGCTGACGGCAGCGGCGGTCAGTGGGGCACAGCCCATCCTCACCAGGCTGGAGCCGCAGAGtgagtgggggtgggggggcagcaCCCCATGGGCTCGGGGTACCCCCCAAACCAGCCCTTGCAGAGCTCTCGcaaggcagcagggcagggaagagctgtACTCTCATCCCTGGTTTCCACCACCACTGAATACAGCAGCAAAGGGCTGGAGGAGAATctgggggaggtgggcagcACCCCATGGGTTTGGGGTATCCCAAAACCCAGccggagcagagcagggcatcAAACACCGTCTATTTTCACGTCTGTAGTTTCCACCGCCAATGAATACGCCTGCAAGGGGCTGGATaagctggaggagaagctgcccatcctgcagcagcccccggAGAAGGTAGTGTGGTGGGGTGGATGAACACATTCAAGgtctgtcccccccccccccagcactgcttaACAGAGGGTTGTGtgtcccccaccaccaccagctcaTCTCAGACACCAAGCAGCTGGTGACCTCCACGATGACGGGGGCCAAGGATGTCCTGACTAGCACAATGGCTGGGGCCAAGGACGCGGTGACCAGCCGGGTGACGGGTGTGATGGACATGACCAAAGGGGCCGTGCAGGGCAGCGTGGAGCTGACCAAGTCAGCGGTGAGCAGTGGTGTCAGCACCGTCATGGGTTCCACTGTGGGCCAGATGGTGGTGAGCGGGATGGGCTCCATGCTGGAGAAGTCTGAGGAGCTGGTGGACCATTACCTGCCCATGACGGATGAGGAGCTGGGTAAGGAGCTGATCGCAACCCCCTGGAGATGTCATGGGCTGGGGGTCCCCTTGGAGAGGGGTGGGTAGAGCCTGGGCAGAGCAATGCTGGCTCTACATGGGGTTGTTGGTGGGGCCACCTCAGCAGCTTCTCTTGCCCAGCCAAGCTGGCCACGGCCGTGGAGGGCTTtgaaacagagcagcagaagcagcaacagaGCTATTTTGTGCGCCTGGGCTCCCTCTCGACCAAGCTGCAGCATCGAGCCCTCCAGCACTCGCTGGGCAAGCTGCAGAGTGCCCGCCGCAGCAGCCAGGACGTGCTGGCCCAGCTCCAGCGCACCCTTGACCTGGTAGGACCCATTCCCATGTTTCgcccgtgccagcccagggctgcagcagacCACCCACCCCAggctctgcctcccctcccaGGTGGAGCACCTCAAGCAGGGCATGGACCagaagctgcagggagggcaggagaagctgcagcaaAAGTGGCTGGAGTGGAGCAAGAAGCAACCCGGAGGTGGCAAGGACCTGGTGCCACCAGAGGTAGGTGGATGGCAAGGGGGCCCTGGGGTCACCTGGTGTCCCCTTGCCCCTCACCACCCTCTTGTCCCCACACAGCCAGTGGAGTTGGGCAcgctggccctgctgcagagcttgACGCAGCAGCTCCAGAGCTCCTGCCAGCCCTTGATGTCCAGCCTCC contains:
- the LOC130147926 gene encoding perilipin-3-like yields the protein MAANEPETAEPKAEEQQSIGMRVANLPLVSSAYGMVSTAYASTKESHPYVRSVCDAAEKGVKTLTAAAVSGAQPILTRLEPQISTANEYACKGLDKLEEKLPILQQPPEKLISDTKQLVTSTMTGAKDVLTSTMAGAKDAVTSRVTGVMDMTKGAVQGSVELTKSAVSSGVSTVMGSTVGQMVVSGMGSMLEKSEELVDHYLPMTDEELAKLATAVEGFETEQQKQQQSYFVRLGSLSTKLQHRALQHSLGKLQSARRSSQDVLAQLQRTLDLVEHLKQGMDQKLQGGQEKLQQKWLEWSKKQPGGGKDLVPPEPVELGTLALLQSLTQQLQSSCQPLMSSLQGLPTSIQDMAGQVRHNVEELRTALASATSLQDVTGSVLAQARAHATKARQLLDELVEHVAHNTPLTWLVGPFTPSGQQVVDQQMK